The stretch of DNA CTAGGAAGTTGCTACTATTATAACCAACCGCCCACTTTaaagataggaaaactgaggtccagaaagtTTAAGCAGCTGTTACTGGCTAATAAGTAGCCAAGCTGAGATTTGAATCCCAGGGCCCTGATGGTAACACTACACTATGCAGACATTCCCAGGGAATGTAACTCCAGGAGCTCTACATTTTTTGACAGTAGTActcctgggagaggtggggaagaaggaaggaaaaggagatggggagggaaggaagaaaaaaaggaaatgataatgaCCTCAAAATTAGTACCAGCTCTTGAGAAAGACGTGTGGGTTGGATGGTTAGAGGCCACAGAAGTGATTTGAACCCGCTGTGGTCAGGGAAGGGATCAGTAGCAAAAGctgggaggagcaaagagaggtCAAAAAGAAATGGGAGTACAAAGTAAAAGATTGAGACAAAGTGCAGAGTgaaaaggggaggaagaaaggtcTTGTAAATCTCTATAGTATGAAAACAGTATTGGCATTAGGTTCTAAATGAATTAAGGTGGTTTCTCcaatttactcttttattttgaattttttgggCTAACATGACCTATTCAACTCAACCTTTAGAGTTAATGCTGTTTGTCTGACAGTTTCTCTCCACCCTGAGTAATGCTGAGTTCCACTATGCAAGGTTAGTGTCTCAGTAAAAGGTGGGTGTGTtgtttggccttttttttttcccctcttgaaaGTTAATTAAGTCAACATTAACCATGGCTATGTAACCACAGAATGGGCAGTTTCTTTGAATGCTCATGGTTTGGATCTTTTCCTGTAAAAATTCCCACTTCTATAGTTATATTTAGTGTTCTAACTGCCTGAATAACTGACTTGCAATGGGCCCATGTGTGAGGGCAATACTGGGCCTTGTTTGCAACCGAGTTTGTCTGCTTCATGGAACCAATATGCCAAGAGTTTGTGGTTCTCCATGGACATCCTCCCAGGTTCAGCCTCTCTTGTTTCTTCTCCAGAAATTTCCCTGGAGTTAGCATTGCCGATTTGATGCCATATGGTTCTACAATTCTCAGAACTATTTACTTgacatttaacaaatttttaaacttGTCCATACCCTTAACTCTGAAAGTAACATGATATCATCAATGTTTGTGTTATGGACCTATCCTGATGACTTTGTTTATAGAGATGTGACTgaatatttaaggagaaaaagaaaagtacgGGCCTTGCGCAAAAGCCAGCTTTTTCATATTGGTGCAGCtgttttaacttttaagaaaccaCAAGCATTTTATCCTCTAAGACTTTAATTTGAAAGACACAggacttttaaagaaatacaatgtTTCTGAAGCTGGTATATATTAGCCTCCCTACTTCTGTTCTCTTTAAACACctaagaatcaaataaaatttctctttaaattcttaAGAATCAAGTAacattacatatacatttttcagATCAAAATGCATGTTATTGCTGTATTCCTAGTAATCTTTGAAATGTTAAATTACAATACAAGCAATAGCATCGTGAGAGAGACAAAAGGTACAGTAGCTGCATTCTAAAGATCTCTTTGCAAGCTCAGAGAATTTTCCATAgactcaaaggcagatgccagAAGGAAATGGTTGTGTGTTTTCTTGGGTTCACAGTAGCCCAGAAAGCCATGGTAAatgttattttgcttctttttttatgctACAGTAATGATTCCCCTTCCTGTTACATAGAAAAACCTATTCTGCTGGTAAAAGAGAACACTAGATATATTTATTATGACATGAAGACCATTTTGTCCATGGAAATAAGTTTTTATTGTTCTGAGTCACTCTGGTTTGTAGAATTTTTACATGAGTTCCAGGACAAGGATGagatgatctatttattttaatttgtatcctctttttctttctttgcaggaATGTCAGGCTTGTTGTcagaatatttccatatttttattacttcagaAGTTACTCTGCTGTAGTTGTCTCCTAAACTCTTCATTGACAATTCAGCTTGTGTCCTGGTCATGTTGTATTTTGGTTGAACTACCTGCTTCTCTCAGTGTCATGTGatctcttgtttttcctttctcccctatTCATATTTTCTGGATGTATGTCTTCACCATGTCAAAGTTTATACAGACCTTCAGAAATATTTGAATTGTTGAACTGCTGGAAGGATGTGAATTAAACTGTGAATTACAAAGGGCATTTGTCATGCCTTATATGTTTTCTTGCATTAAAAATAAGCCTCACTAGAAGTACTCCCTAATTCAGCCCAGAATATCTCTGTGCTTTAGACTATACCCTGGAATCTTAAAAAGACCCTGAAGTTAATTTTCAAGTATTCTTTGGTTTGACTGCAATTATTGTATTTGTTAATCACCTCTAGGGACCTAGGTTAAATTTAATTAGCAGTTTAGACCTACAGAGAAGCCTTAGATGTTGTGacatcttagaaaatatttgaacagaaaaCAATGACTATCCTGTGGGCTGAGATTTCAAGTTACAGGTTATTGTCATTGATATTTCTTCCATATATTACTCTGTGTGCAGTTCTGACTTACTGACTGACTTAAGGTTTAAAATTAGAtcttgttggggatccctgggtggctcagcagtttagcaccgccttcagtccagggcgtgatcctggagtcctgggatcgagtcccacgtcaggctccctgcttggagcctgcttctccctctgcctgtgtctctgcctctcttctctctgggtctttcatgagtaaataaataaaatcttaaaaaaaaaaaaaagaaaagaaaatgataggatATCAatctgaatcattttattttcaacaggTTGACATGATGAAAGAAGCATTAGAAAAACTTCAGCTCAATCTAGTAGagatgaaagatgaaaatgcAACCTTAGATGGTGGAGACGTCTTATTCACAGGTATCTTCATCCTCACTCTCTCCTACTCAAAACTAAATACCTGGCTTGTGTTCACTTGTTTAACTAACTATagggttggttgttttttttttttttttttaattaccaaagtGAAAATGCTAACTCCAGggaatttggaaaatactgaaagCACAAAAGAGATTAAACAAAACTGACCTTTTATTCAAAGATAATCATTTCAACATTTGGGTGTGTGTCCTTTTAGTACTTTTGTATGCATGttgtatttgtctatttttttttacaaaaatgttatcAGCGTGTACCTGTCATTTTGTAGGTTGCATCTACTATATTCTACAATGTGAGTTTGTGGGTAGCATGGTTTTGCATTGTGTGTTATTATATCTGGTTTGTATTTAAAAGATTCTTAACTCAAGATGcatcatttacaaataattttcttgcCCTGACAGCAagatgaatttaaataattttcaatgcAAATTGATTTGCCTTCAATGCCAGATGAGTAATAGCAGAACTCAACCAAATATAAACAGCTAATATTATTATGGATCTAACTAGAATCAGCTTTTATAGAGGGCATAATATTGCTTGTAAAGAAACAGTAATTGTAGCATTTAACCTTTCCAGCTCTTTATAATCGTATTATTGCTTTGCCAAAGTCATGTACTAAAATGGATCCCCAGATTCATTCTAGTTATACTGATAAGTAAGACAATtgataatcatttttaatttatagtgaGAGTTTATTTTTCCCTCAGTGTCAGAGATTATAAATACCTGTCTCCTAGATGTAGCCCTACCAGCAAGGGTAggttcccaggggctggggaacCAGGGGAACCAGTTGGCACAGGTGGCCAACTGAAAACATGAAGCTTTTTGAGTTCTAATATTTTAGCTGATGTGAATTTTATATTGAATCCTTTGTGTATATAGAGAAAATATAGCCATCTTCatcttaatataaatataatgcttTGTAGtccttacatttttatataataaatgttcttGGAGGGGGAGAGGTATTTTTCCTGTGACCATTAATTCCTTGCTCAGTGTCATGTACCTATGGGTGGGGCCACTATGTGGCTGATCTCCAGGTGACACCACTCTTATCCCAGACTTCTGAACAGTACCCGCTGGAGTTATGCACTGCACAACCTGTGCTACTATTGTCACGGGCAAGGGCCCTGCCTCTGGGGCATGGTGTGCACACCCAGTGAGCTCTAAGAATTCAGAACAAGGGGTCAGGGAGGCCTACGCTGCATTCTCAGCTCTGGCCATGTCCAAGCAGACTCAGGCATTCTTTTGAATCTGCCTAGTAAGTTCCCCTTAGATATTCTTTGTGTCTCCCATTGATGGCACTTCCACTCTTTTTGCAGCACAGAAAAACAGCCTGTTTCTCTTAGAAAATAGGCTTTTGTGAAAAGCGAGATGTGTAAATCACGCTTCTTTACAGTAAAAACCCTTTTTTACTGGAACATAGCCATATAATAAATAACTTCTTGTAAGCAGATACAGATAATATTTGAAGTATGGTTTAAAACCAAACTGtgggaactcctgggtggctcagtggttgagcgtctgcctttggcttaggtagtgatccttgggtcctgggatggagtcccacatcaggctctccacaaggagcctgcttctccctctgcctatgtctctgcctctctctttgtgtctctcataataaataaatacaatatttaaaaaataaaaataaaaccaagctgTGTTCATGGCCATTTAGTTATCGTAACAGCTGAGCTGAACAGAGTCCCTAAAACCTTCTCAGGTCATGACACAGCTTATGCTAGAAATCTCTTCCTTTGGTCAGAGATCTTTCCATAGCCTTTCAACCCTTATGTTTTGGCCCCAACTTCTAATTAGGTACCTAAGAACTGAGGCTTGCCTTTGACACTATCTGTAATTTCTTTTGGTAATATTTAAACCTTAAGTTAATATCTTGAaagttattttattcaaaattgagATAGTCCTAGGATATTAGATCTTTATCTGCGTGGCACCTCATTCATGCCTAATGCCTGGTCCTGCCTTCTTCTACTTCCTACTTctcatgttttttcctttttgatttaatcataataaaatacatataacatgaaattttccattttaaccatttttaagtatacaattcaaggAGCATTAACCACATTCATGATATCATCCAGCCATCATCACTCAATTTTTAGATTGAGCAGAGTtaggtaaaaaacaaaatctgtagtACTTTCCATGCCTTCTGGGTCCTCTTTCTTCTGCAACTCAAAGCTTCATTAACAGTTTATCAGGAAATGGACAGAAGGAAAGCAACTATCCAACTCCAGTTCCACTGAGAATCTTGTGAGTCAGGTGTCAGCTACTGGCAGAAATTATTTCAATCCTATTTCTCTTAAATAGAAGTCAACTTacctctacttttattttttattcttgtgaaATATGgagcaaataaaaatagttataaatgtCTATGTACAGTTTAAAGACCAATGATAAGATGAGCACCTGGTGCCTGCCACCTGgcttaaagaaatagaatattgccGGGACCACAGGAGCCCTACTGCCAACCTCTAGCTTCTCTCAGCCTGAGGTAACCACTGTCCTGCATTTTGTATTAATCACTGCCTTATCTTTCTTTGAGTTTTACCTCAATCTATTCATTCCTAAATTATATGTTGTTTAGTTTTACTTGTCTTATAACTTTATATGACCAGGGTCATAGTATATGAACTATTCTGCAATTTGTCTGTTTTCGATCTAACTTGGTGTAGTAGCTATAGCTTTTCATCCTTCACTGCTATGTGGTATTCCATGGTTAAGAATATACCACggtgtatttatccattctattaCTGATGTGTATTTGagtgttttccagttttttcaattattttcagtATTGTACATTCTTGTGTATGTCTCCTGGGAATGTATATGAGTTTCTCTAAAGTAAACAGCGAGAAATGGAGTTTCAGGTGACAAACACTTTTTGCTCCAGTGAAATGTATATGATTTTCTTCTTGAAATCTATTGATGTGGTTAATTgcactaatttatttttctgatacttGATCAATTTTGCATCCCTAGGATGAAGTCAAACTCTATCATGATATATTCTCTTTTTACTACAGTGCTGgatttactttgttcatttttttcttaagactttcaTTTCTATGACCTgtaatttttcttgctttccttctctgattttggtAAAAGAGTTGTGTTAACCTTATAACATACATTAGGCAATATTTCTTATGTTTCTATTCTCAAGAATCAGTACTATTTGAATTGTGCATTCCTTGAACTTTGATAGAACTTACCTATAAACAGGATCTGTGGGCCAAGTACTTTCTCTGTGGAGGGATTTTAAACCAATTCAATTCCTTTAATGATTGCATGAATAATTGAGGATTTTATGAGTCAGCTTTTGAGAATTCTGTTGTcttctaatattttatctattttatctaaGTTGTCAAAATGTTGGATATAAACTTCTTATCTTCTTTATATCTGTTTTAAGCTTCATGGCACTATACCTATGTCCCTTTTTCATTTGTAATGTTTatttgtgccttttcttttttcttttgtgccaGAGAtctgtcaattttattaatctttccaaagaaccaatTTTGGACTTTGTtcaatcctctctctctcacacacagatttcttttcctcttcctgtttAATTCCttcaaatttctttgtttttttttttttctgtccttttttcttacatttcatGTTGGAACTTTGCCTCTTTAATATTGAACCTTTTCTCATCTAAATGCAAGTAGTTTAAGCTATGTAATTTTGCTTCCAAGTATTGCTTTAGCTAAATCCTTTGTGTTTTGATATATGTttgttattattagttttagatgttttctaatttccattatgACTTACTCTTTGACTCATTGATTAATGGACaatgatgttattttaaaaacatatcagtCATTATTGTAAGCTACTAGGGACTCTACTGACTACTCTGATAGTTAATAAGTGAAGGAAAGATTCAGCCATTCAACTATCTTtcctttatgaattttatttcaagtaGGCCAAATActtgagaaagttttttttttctgagaattctAGCCAGTAAATATAGATTCCTAATAAAATAATGGATCTTTGCAATGATCATCAAAGGCTATTAAAACGTTTCTATGAAAACTTGTGGGGATCTTTATAATGGAGAAATCAGGCTACTTACCATTGAACACACAGATTATTGCGTAGTATCACTGAAAATGTGGCTGTCAGTCAAGTGCCACATGATGTGATACAATAGTTCAGCCCCACCTCTGAAGTAgtcctgtcaaaaaaaaattttaacaagaaTCTAATTAAGCATCTATATGAAACTATCAGTTTCCTGAAAATACAAAGTATAAAGGAACAATTTCATGTTAGATGATACACAGGAAGTAACCAGCCAAATCCAGAACACAGCGGGATCATCAATAGGATGAATGACCTAGCTTCTCCTATAAAAGAATGAGGCAAAAGGGTAAATTGATACAGAAATGACCTAagagacaaaacaacaacaaattttttttaacattttagttcTATAAGTTCaattattttcatcagaaagCCCATTTAGGGGATGTAGTCCACTATCCTACCAGAAACAGAAATCcaacttactttttaaagagataagCAGTTTGCTTTCCTTTGTGCTTGGCTACcttagtcttttaaaaaggaaatagtgtgcacacacaccattataaatttgtttaaatttgtttaatttttaaaatgtttttcctaaaaattatatgtaaatctaacttataaatctattttatattaaGGAAAGAATTAAGGATTAAGAGAGAGAATTaagggatttgttttttttttattttcagctgaattttttaataaagtaggtaacacttttataaaataaaagatctttcccttagttaagttttaatttatatgtagTGAGTTTTCTCAAGAGACAACACAGACATACCATtaccaaacaaaagcaaaaaacctgTGAGTCTGCCACCAAAGAGTGGCTCTGTCTGCCAAGAGCATAAACCATTGGAACTTATCATAACATCATTTGACCTATGTCTTTACCTCTTTCATAAGGACATCATGAGGATTAAAGTTGTAACATCTGTAAAGTCTATCAAGCAATTCTTTCTACGTTGTTTCTATTCTTATGCTTTACTCTAATGTTCTGGATCAAGATTTGTACTgatttctctgaatattttttcacattacaTGTagaattctttttcaaagaattgaGGGAAGTTAAGGGTCCTCATAATTACATATTGCCTATCACTATCTATTATAATTAATTGTTTGCTTGCCCCTAACTAGGGAGACCATTTGTATTTGGTGTTTTGCCTTCTGAGAAGAAAATTTATGGAATTTCAGAAagccaaataaatagaaagttcCATCCTCCTGAAATTTAGTACTTTGCAAATAGACATCTCTGATGttttaatttgaaacaaaaagtAAGAGTTTTAAAGACATCTCTTTAGAGGTCAGGCCCAAAGACTAGTCAGCACTAAACTCCCTTTACATGGATAGTTTCTTCAGCCTTTACatcattagaagaaaaagaatccaacTTCATCTCAAATGTTTAGTGTTACTCTTTTAGGGTAAAAAAAGGGAAGCCTTACTAACTTATTgctattacttaattttttattacacaTGAATGTATTTAATCGTGTTATTTCCTAAGtgaaacatttattcttttattgtgcTAAAATATACATATTGTAGAATTTAccatttaactatttttaaatgtatagttcagAGACATTAACTACGTTCACATTattttgcaaccatcaccaccatccatctccagcaCTTTTTCACCTTCCCAAACTAAAACTTCATACCCATTCAACACTGActtcccacttcctcctcccctcaggccctggcaaccactattctactttctacCTCTgtgaatttgaaaatgtttatttctaagGATAAAGTTTGAAATCAGATTTGTGTTAAGAAAGCAGGGGTCAGAGTACAAGCAGAGCTGCCTTCTGTGGTAGGAAAGAATCGTTTGATGCTTTAAGGTCAttatttacagataaagaaatagtGGGCTGTCCCTGGTGCGATCTACTCACGATGTTCCATGACATTTATTACAGGCAGAGAATTTTTTGTGGGCCTTTCCAAAAGGACTAATCAACGAGGTGCTGAAATCTTGGCTGATACTTTTAAGGTAGGTAAAGGATAATttatgcctggcatacagtaataAATATTCATAGACACATTGAATCAATATGTCATGAATAATTATGTTTAGATGTCACCAGCTTTGCAAAATAATTCCTAATATTTGTACATTTGCTAGAAATTTTAAGAggtttcaaattcaaatttctcAATAAATAGGCTGCACTGGGCTACCATATCCACAAAAGACAAAGTTATAGTGAACATCTTCTATTTTCTCCCAGTGTATAAATACAGCCACCTGGCAGGTTTCATGGCACaatgaatgacttttaaaaaaaatctggagaccCAACTGACTTGAACATGAAACGTAGATTTTTCACACTAGAATCAAGAATCACTTGTACtcagtacctactgtgtgctggaaACTGGGCTTGATATTGTGTGTACATCCTCTCAAAGTCCCTTTACTCTATTGATTATTAATAGATTGACTCACCAGACTGCTTAGGAAGGGATATATAGTAAAGAAACTCTTTTGCCTTGAGGATGTGAAGCTCTAGTTTGCACAGGAAATTCAGACATCCTTCCAGAGTAGCCCACTCCATGGATCAACCAGCAAAGCTAGCTATTGACACAATCACACATCTGGAAGGAGGCtctgcattttcttcttaaaagtagTCTttactggagtgcctgggtggctcagttggttaagtgtccaactcttgatttcacctcaggtcctgAGATGGGGCTCTGTGtctgctccatgctgggcgtggagcctgcttaagattctctctctccctctatctctgcccctccctagcCCCATGcatgtgcactctttctctctttctttaaaacaaaacaaaacaaaacaaaacaaaacaaaaaaaggtagtCTTTATTTAACTGGCAATACCAAAAACTACAGGTCCCAGTCTATCTTCCAGATATTCAGGGCCCCTGGCAACCTCCCTAGAAATAGCCCTGTTTCAGGCAGATTTAAATCAGTTTTAGAATTATTCTGCAATGATACACTGCTTATTTCTATCATACATGTAGGACTATGCGGTCTCCACAGTCCCGGTGGCTGATGCTTTGCATTTGAAGAGTTTCTGCAGCATGGCTGGGCCTAACCTAATCGCAATTGGATCCAGTGAATCTGCCCAGAA from Vulpes vulpes isolate BD-2025 chromosome 3, VulVul3, whole genome shotgun sequence encodes:
- the DDAH1 gene encoding N(G),N(G)-dimethylarginine dimethylaminohydrolase 1 isoform X2, encoding MMKEALEKLQLNLVEMKDENATLDGGDVLFTGREFFVGLSKRTNQRGAEILADTFKDYAVSTVPVADALHLKSFCSMAGPNLIAIGSSESAQKALKIMQQMSDHRYDKLTVPDDMAANCIYLNIPSKGHVLLHRTPEEYPESAKVYEKLKDHMLIPVSHSELEKVDGLLTCSSILINKKVDS